The DNA sequence CCGACAAAAGCCCTTCTCTTGTTTATGCTTATTGAtatcaaagtttcaaactttctaTTGAATTTTGATGATTTAGACGACAATTATTTGAAAAGGTTATTGCTTTACATTTTTGATCCTTTAGTGATGTAAGAATCTTTTGAGTTTCAAAGtaagtttttttccttttgctttgttttgtttttggttctGCAGGGAGAACTGGGCAAAGCTTTACTCCACATATTATTAATATAGCTCCTGGTGAGGTATGTATTTTCCTCTTTATAGATGATATATAGCATTGTCTTTAAATCTAGTGATTCTGCTTATAGCTTATCTATGTTatgtactttttaaaaaaaaaaatgatgtggAGAGGAATCTTTTGAAAAGCTTTTCTAAAGTGTTTTTCTCTGGGTGATAATCTTTGACAGGATGTGGCTCAGAAAATTATGATGTTTGTTCAGCAAAGCAAACATGAGCTATGCGTTCTCTCTGCATCAGGCACAATCTCTACTGCATCCTTGCGCCAGCCAGGAGGCAACATATCATATGAGGTGATATTTTCTTCCTGATCTCTGTTCTGTGTGCTAGAGAAGAATTGAGTTATAACACTGAGGAAGATAAAAGGATTCCTTATTTAGACTTGCTTTTCTTTGAAGTTTTGCGTATACAGTTGTTAAAGACTTGCTTGATGCTTTCTGATGTTCGATATTTATTCAGGGTCAGTACGAGATTATCTCACTATCCGGATCGTTTATACGAGCTGAACAAGGTGGTAAAACTGGTGGCCTCAGCGTGTCCTTATCTAGGTCTGATGGTCAGGTCATCGGAGGAGCTGTTGGGACTCATTTGACAGCTGCTGGCCCGGTTCAGGTAAAATCCTCTTTGTGGTCATAGTTGCAACTTGCATTTGTGTTATATGAGTTAAGTTATGGCTTCGATTAATATATAGCCTTTGGGTTTgtgcaaaaaaaaacaggtgATTCTTGGTACGTTTCAGCTTGATAGAAAGAAGGATGGTGTGAAAGGGGAAGCTTCTAATAGTGGAAGTCGTTTAACTTCCCCATCTAGCACTGGACCTGGCCCGGGCCCTGGACCGTTGCTTGGCATGGGTTTCCGCTCTGTTATGGAATCTCCGGGAAGGAATCCAATGAGGGGAAACGAtgagcatcatcatcatcatcaagaaaCCGGTATGGGTGGATCTCATCATTTCATGATGCAAGCGCCCCAAGGAATGCACATGACTCATCCCCGGCCATCTGAATGGGGAGGAGGAGGAAACAGTGGTCATGACGgtagaggtggtggtggtgttggGTATGATTTGTCAGGTAAGGAAAAGCTCCAAACTTTCTTCTCAAAACGTTTAAATCCTAACAACAATATATGAGAATTGCAACAGAGATGGTTAAACTAATACTAAGTAAAGGCAAAGCTAAAGCTTTTCTCCTTTTGTGATAATATGACTTGAATATTCCTCATGGATGTAGTAATCTTGTGCAGGACGTCTAGGACATGAGTCGTCTGAGAATGGAGATTACGAGCAGCAAATACCTGATTAGCTTCCAGAGATATCGTGTAGGGTTTTAGATCCAAATTAGAAACCGAAGCCCCCAAGCAAGAATCTGAATCTGAGAGAGATATATGACTTGAAAAGACTAGAATCTTGTCTGAAGTGTTTTCATCAGAGATAGGAAGTTGAGTGAGAGTGATACTTCTGTTTCTTTCTTGGTTAACGGTGTAATATGTATAAACTCCACCGCCTTTTTCCCTGCTTCtctttcattttcattttctttttcattttcactcttttcttctcttatgtttatatttttcttctgGTTACATGAAATGAAAATGCTCTGTTATGAAAATTAGTACACCTCTTTTCGAATACACCTCTTGTGTTTTATTTTGCTTTGTTTCTACAGTCAAGTTGATagtatataaattttcttacttattttatgtcgacttgtgatttttttttcaattctattTTAGGGAATTAACCTggtaatgatatatttatatgttactGAAACACCATTTTTCTTAATTAAGCAACTTCTCCAGAAAACTGAAAACTGCTTAAAATCTCAAAGTCTCCTCCCTTTTTTTGTCTTAAAAGACTTTGAATAGTTGCTGACTCAAGTCCGAAACTCCCCGACAAAACTCcgtttctcttctcttctcttctcttctcttcctgtTCCTCATCCGTTCTGTTTCTCGTTCTTCCCGTAAATAAAAGTTTTCAGATTTGaccccaaaacaaaacaaagattccGTCCGATGCAAATCGTGTTTCACTAAGACGGAGACGGGGGCTCTCTTATTACATCTCCTAGATTCGAAAAGGtgtgtccttttttttttcctctgtttattttgaatttctgtTTCATTGGATCTGAAGCTGAGTCTGGTGTGATTAGATATTAGAAGATGTTAAGATCCTTAGGTCTCGGATTGCTTCTCTTCGCTCTAATTGCTCTGGTCACCGGAGACGACAACAACGACTACGGAAACTGCAACTGCGACGACGAAGGCTACTTCTTCACCGTCCACACAATCCTAGAATGTCAGAGAGTGAGTGATCTCCTCATCGCCATCGCCTACTTCTCCATCCCCCTCGAGCTTCTCTACTTCATCAGCTTCTCCAACGTCCCTTTCAAATGGGTCCTCGTCCAGTTCATCGCCTTCATCGTCCTCTGCGGCATGACTCACCTCCTCAACGCCTGGACTTACTACGGCCCTCACTCTTTCCAGCTCATGCTCTGGCTCACAATCTTTAAATTCTTGACGGCGTTGGTCTCCTGCGCGACGGCGATCACGCTCTTGACTCTGATCCCCTTGCTGTTGAAGTGGAAAGTCAGAGAGCTTTACTTGAAACAGAACGTGCTGGAGCTCAACGAGGAGGTTGGGCTGATGAAACGGCAGAAGGAGATGAGTGTTCATGTCAGGATGCTTACTAGAGAGATCAGGAAGTCGCTTGATAAGCATATGATCCTGAGGACCACGCTCGTTGAGCTCTCCAAGATTCTTGATCTGCAGAACTCTGCTGTTTGGATGCCTAACGAGAACAGAACCGAGATGCATTTGACTCACGAGCTGAGATCTAGTTCGATGAGAAGCTTCAGGGCGATACCTATCAACGATCCTGATGTTGTTCAGGTCAGGGAGGCGAAAGTCGTGGCGATTTTGAGGAAAGACTCTCTCCTTGCTGTTGAGAGCAGCGGCGGGTCCGATGAGTTCGGACCCGTCGCTGCTATCAGAATGCCGATGCTTCACGGATCGAATTTCAAAGGAGGGACTCCTGAGTTCGTGGATACTTCTTACGCTATAATGGTTCTTGTCCTTCCAAACGCGAATGCTCGCGTTTGGACGGATAAGGAGATCGAGATAGCTGAGGTTGTTGCTGATCAAGTAGCGGTAGCGCTCTCGCACGCCTCTGTTCTCGAAGAGTCACAGCTGATGAGGGAGAAGCTCGGTATACAGAACCGAGCTCTCCTTCGAGCGAAACAGAATGCGATGATGGCGAGCCAGGCCAGGAACACTTGCCAAAAGGTCATGAGCCATGGGATGAGGAGGCCGATGCACACGATCCTCGGCCTCCTCTCCATGTTCCAGTCGGAGAGCATGAGCCTCGACCAGAAGATCATCGTCGACGCGCTCATGAAAACGAGCACTGTACTCTCTGCTTTAATCAATGACGTGATTGACATTTCTCCTAAAGACAACGGGAAGTCTCCGTTGGAGGTGAAACGTTTCCAGCTGCATTCTCTGATCAGAGAAGCCGCGTGCGTGGCGAAATGCTTGAGCGTCTACAAGGGGTACGGGTTCGAGATGGATGTTCAGACGCGTTTGCCTGGTTTGGTGGTGGGAGATGAGAAGAGGACGTTTCAGCTTGTGATGTATATGCTTGGGTATATCTTGGATATGACTGATGGAGGCAAAACGGTTACGTTTAGGGTTGTCTCAGAAGGTACTGGGAGTAGTCAGGAcaagaacaaaagagagagTGGGATGTGGAAGTCGCATTTGTCTGATGATTCGCTCGGTGTTAAGTTTGAAGTTGAGATTAATGAGATTAAGAATCCTCCGTTGGATGGTTCGGTGATTGCGATGAGGCATGTTACAAACAGGAGGTATCATAGCAATGGGATTAAAGAAGGCTTGAGCTTAGGCATGTGTAGAAAACTTGCACAGGTTAGTGATCACGTCAAAACATCTCTGTTTCTTGTTATTACATTCTGTATCGGTTCGGTTTCGAGTTTTTGGGATAGAAATTTAAACCTTATTTGAGTATTTCATAAATTTCAGTTCGGGTTTGGTTCTTTGCGGTTTGGTTTgagtattttggaatatttagttttagctatttttcaa is a window from the Raphanus sativus cultivar WK10039 unplaced genomic scaffold, ASM80110v3 Scaffold0010, whole genome shotgun sequence genome containing:
- the LOC108806001 gene encoding protein EIN4, translated to MLRSLGLGLLLFALIALVTGDDNNDYGNCNCDDEGYFFTVHTILECQRVSDLLIAIAYFSIPLELLYFISFSNVPFKWVLVQFIAFIVLCGMTHLLNAWTYYGPHSFQLMLWLTIFKFLTALVSCATAITLLTLIPLLLKWKVRELYLKQNVLELNEEVGLMKRQKEMSVHVRMLTREIRKSLDKHMILRTTLVELSKILDLQNSAVWMPNENRTEMHLTHELRSSSMRSFRAIPINDPDVVQVREAKVVAILRKDSLLAVESSGGSDEFGPVAAIRMPMLHGSNFKGGTPEFVDTSYAIMVLVLPNANARVWTDKEIEIAEVVADQVAVALSHASVLEESQLMREKLGIQNRALLRAKQNAMMASQARNTCQKVMSHGMRRPMHTILGLLSMFQSESMSLDQKIIVDALMKTSTVLSALINDVIDISPKDNGKSPLEVKRFQLHSLIREAACVAKCLSVYKGYGFEMDVQTRLPGLVVGDEKRTFQLVMYMLGYILDMTDGGKTVTFRVVSEGTGSSQDKNKRESGMWKSHLSDDSLGVKFEVEINEIKNPPLDGSVIAMRHVTNRRYHSNGIKEGLSLGMCRKLAQMMQGNIWISPKSHGQTQSMQLVLRFQTRPSIRRSILAGNAPELQHPNSNSILRGLRITLADDDDVNRTVTKRLLEKLGCEVTAVSSGFECLSALANVEMSYRVVILDLQMPEMDGFEVAMKIRKFCGHHWPLIIALTASTEDHVRERCLQMGMNGMIQKPVLLHVMASELRRALQSASE
- the LOC108806885 gene encoding AT-hook motif nuclear-localized protein 14, whose translation is MEPNESHHQQQQQQQQRLSSPYFQHHLQQHHHPSTVATVNAVPSSNNGLFPPPQQQHQPNDGSSSHAVYNPHSVPSSAAVTEPLKRKRGRPRKYVTPEQALEAKKMASAASSSSAKERREQAAAAGGTTTTTSSNPGSSKKSQLGSVGRTGQSFTPHIINIAPGEDVAQKIMMFVQQSKHELCVLSASGTISTASLRQPGGNISYEGQYEIISLSGSFIRAEQGGKTGGLSVSLSRSDGQVIGGAVGTHLTAAGPVQVILGTFQLDRKKDGVKGEASNSGSRLTSPSSTGPGPGPGPLLGMGFRSVMESPGRNPMRGNDEHHHHHQETGMGGSHHFMMQAPQGMHMTHPRPSEWGGGGNSGHDGRGGGGVGYDLSGRLGHESSENGDYEQQIPD